In the Campylobacter showae genome, one interval contains:
- a CDS encoding M3 family oligoendopeptidase — translation MNVWDLTPLFKNEKELEKSALSLQNECEKFEAKYSDKFLNLSDVEFLNALNEYENLLENIARVQIYVSLVFSKDTSKGAFYAKFDELSSKAQNHLLFFELKFNEFDEARQNKIIAKSQRLGYYLANIAKEKAHQLSLKEEQILLRTANTGADGFSRLFDETLSALKFKFKGKMLGEEEILSKLHSPDRAERKAAAKSLSGGLAPQQHLLSYIYNMIKTSLKTSCELRKFDLSESPRHFSNQTTKASVDALIKAAETSFDLPIKFYEKKRKILGFKKLYDYDRYAPLEQSKSVYKFEECKKIVLETFAKFSPKFGDIAARAFKEGWIDVYPAQNKRGGAFSQSGVANAHPYVLLNHTDERRDLFTLAHELGHAAHQNLAYETVGFLNADTPLTTAETASVFCEMLVFDHVKSTLKGKEKTALLAGKIEDIFATLYRQINFTTFERRVHAHDGEIGAEDLNKIWIEESAKMFGQSVTLNDYYKIWWSYIPHFIHTPFYCYAYSYAQLLVLAIFGLYKSGKCENFVQIYTEFLSAGGSRSPKELVGMFGFDIEDAAFWQIGINEIRKLVEEFCQEA, via the coding sequence ATGAACGTTTGGGACTTGACCCCGCTTTTTAAAAATGAAAAAGAGCTTGAAAAATCGGCTCTTTCGCTGCAAAACGAGTGCGAAAAATTTGAAGCCAAATATTCGGATAAATTTTTAAATTTAAGCGACGTGGAGTTTTTAAACGCGCTTAACGAATATGAAAATTTACTAGAAAACATCGCTCGCGTGCAAATTTACGTGAGCCTAGTTTTTTCAAAAGACACCTCAAAGGGCGCGTTTTACGCCAAATTTGACGAGCTAAGCTCAAAGGCGCAAAATCATCTGCTATTTTTCGAGCTTAAATTTAACGAATTTGACGAAGCCAGACAAAACAAAATCATCGCCAAAAGTCAAAGACTTGGCTACTATCTAGCCAATATCGCAAAAGAAAAAGCCCACCAGCTAAGCCTAAAAGAGGAGCAAATTTTACTCCGCACGGCAAACACGGGCGCGGATGGCTTCTCGCGGCTTTTTGACGAGACGCTAAGCGCACTTAAGTTCAAATTTAAAGGCAAGATGCTAGGCGAAGAGGAGATTTTGTCAAAACTTCACAGCCCAGACCGAGCCGAGCGAAAAGCAGCCGCAAAGAGCCTCTCTGGCGGCCTAGCGCCGCAGCAGCATCTGCTTAGCTACATCTATAATATGATAAAAACCAGCCTAAAAACTAGCTGCGAACTGCGAAAATTCGATCTGTCAGAAAGTCCGCGGCATTTTTCAAACCAAACGACCAAAGCCAGCGTGGATGCGCTCATAAAGGCTGCCGAGACGAGCTTTGATCTGCCGATTAAATTTTACGAAAAAAAGCGCAAAATTTTAGGTTTTAAAAAGCTTTACGACTACGATAGATACGCGCCGCTTGAGCAGAGCAAGAGCGTTTATAAATTTGAAGAGTGCAAAAAAATCGTACTTGAAACTTTTGCTAAATTTAGCCCAAAATTCGGCGATATAGCCGCTCGCGCGTTTAAAGAGGGCTGGATCGACGTCTATCCTGCGCAAAACAAACGAGGTGGCGCCTTTTCGCAATCAGGCGTCGCAAATGCCCATCCTTACGTACTTTTAAACCACACCGACGAGAGGCGGGATCTTTTTACCCTAGCGCACGAGCTAGGTCACGCCGCGCATCAAAATCTAGCTTATGAAACCGTAGGATTTCTAAACGCCGACACGCCGCTAACTACGGCGGAGACGGCATCGGTGTTTTGCGAGATGCTGGTTTTCGATCACGTCAAAAGCACGCTAAAAGGCAAAGAAAAAACCGCCTTACTCGCTGGCAAGATCGAGGATATCTTCGCTACGCTTTATCGCCAAATAAACTTCACGACCTTTGAGCGCCGAGTTCACGCGCATGACGGCGAGATCGGCGCCGAGGATCTAAATAAAATTTGGATCGAAGAGAGCGCGAAGATGTTCGGGCAAAGCGTCACGCTAAACGACTACTACAAAATTTGGTGGAGCTATATCCCGCACTTTATCCACACGCCGTTTTACTGCTACGCCTACTCATATGCGCAGCTTTTGGTGCTGGCGATTTTCGGGCTTTATAAAAGCGGCAAATGCGAAAATTTCGTGCAAATTTACACCGAGTTTTTAAGCGCGGGCGGTTCGCGCTCGCCAAAAGAGCTGGTCGGGATGTTCGGCTTTGATATCGAGGACGCGGCGTTTTGGCAGATCGGCATAAACGAGATTAGAAAGCTAGTGGAGGAGTTTTGCCAAGAAGCATAG